A single region of the Vicinamibacteria bacterium genome encodes:
- a CDS encoding amidohydrolase family protein: MRTTSFLLLAVVLTARLDAQTIALRAGRLIDPATGTASMNQVILVEDGTIAAVGDITIPAGAAVVDLSELSVLPGLVDTHNHLALTYKKEPESDVYYYTYISDSTPLRAIQAVSNGIQMLSSGFTVVRDMGNAGNYADTALRVAIEQGWVPGPTIINSGLIIGGMGGQYWPTPEMALDHGIVYPEYLDADTTDEIIKAVRQNVLFGAKVIKIMVDAKPYGYSVDEMKLFVREAARAGLKVEGHVQTREGARRAIESGLWSLAHSRALDDELHKMMAEKGIWRAGTETPYTEYRGSQEAFDRTVAGLKNAYENGVKLTFSTDADYYVPGMTRGEVVIDFLKTWKAAGIPAAEILKIMTFNGYECAEVIDERGPIEPGLAADIIAVSGNPLEDVDALRDVRFVMKDGMIFKRDGVVTPEAFFHGGPVNGWQIR, from the coding sequence ATGCGTACGACATCGTTTCTTTTGCTTGCCGTAGTTCTCACTGCGAGACTCGACGCTCAAACGATTGCCCTCCGCGCGGGGCGCCTCATCGACCCCGCTACGGGAACGGCGTCGATGAACCAGGTCATTCTCGTGGAAGACGGGACGATCGCTGCCGTCGGCGACATCACGATTCCGGCCGGAGCAGCCGTCGTCGACCTGTCCGAGCTGAGCGTTCTTCCCGGACTGGTCGATACACACAACCACCTCGCGCTGACCTATAAGAAGGAGCCGGAGAGCGACGTCTATTACTACACGTATATCTCCGACTCCACGCCTCTGCGCGCCATTCAGGCGGTGTCCAATGGAATTCAAATGCTTTCTTCGGGCTTCACCGTCGTACGCGACATGGGAAACGCGGGAAACTATGCCGATACGGCGTTGCGGGTGGCCATCGAGCAAGGCTGGGTGCCCGGACCCACCATCATCAACTCCGGGTTGATCATCGGAGGCATGGGCGGGCAGTACTGGCCCACACCGGAGATGGCCCTGGACCACGGAATCGTCTATCCCGAGTACCTCGACGCCGACACCACGGACGAGATCATCAAAGCGGTTCGACAAAACGTTCTCTTCGGCGCCAAGGTCATCAAGATCATGGTCGACGCCAAGCCCTATGGCTACAGCGTCGACGAGATGAAGCTCTTCGTTCGCGAGGCGGCTCGAGCCGGACTCAAGGTCGAGGGGCACGTCCAGACCCGGGAAGGCGCCCGGCGCGCGATCGAGTCGGGGCTCTGGTCGCTCGCCCACTCTCGAGCTCTCGATGACGAGCTTCACAAGATGATGGCGGAGAAGGGTATCTGGCGCGCGGGCACGGAGACACCCTACACCGAGTACCGCGGAAGCCAGGAGGCTTTCGACCGGACCGTGGCGGGGCTGAAGAACGCGTACGAGAACGGCGTCAAGCTCACGTTCTCGACGGACGCGGATTACTATGTCCCGGGGATGACCCGCGGTGAGGTGGTGATCGACTTTCTAAAAACGTGGAAAGCAGCGGGAATTCCTGCCGCAGAGATTCTCAAGATCATGACCTTCAACGGCTACGAGTGCGCCGAGGTCATTGACGAGCGTGGTCCGATAGAGCCCGGCCTCGCCGCGGACATCATCGCCGTTTCCGGCAACCCGCTCGAGGACGTCGACGCGCTACGCGACGTGCGTTTCGTGATGAAGGACGGGATGATCTTCAAGCGAGACGGCGTCGTCACGCCGGAGGCCTTCTTCCACGGCGGGCCAGTGAACGGATGGCAAATTCGCTGA
- a CDS encoding type II toxin-antitoxin system VapC family toxin encodes MNLLLDTHALLWWLADSAELGDNARDAIRDPSRVVYFSAVNVWEIVIKRALGKLAVPRRFSRVLDEQPFERLAMTVEHAFKVGDLPMHHRDPFDRLLIAQCFVEGLTLVTHDGDIAKYEVPILLT; translated from the coding sequence GTGAATCTGCTCCTGGATACGCACGCCCTTCTGTGGTGGCTGGCGGATTCCGCCGAGTTGGGCGACAACGCGCGGGATGCGATACGCGACCCGTCGCGGGTCGTCTACTTCAGCGCGGTGAACGTCTGGGAGATCGTCATCAAGAGAGCTCTCGGAAAGCTCGCCGTGCCGCGGCGATTTTCTCGCGTTTTGGATGAACAACCGTTCGAGCGACTGGCGATGACGGTCGAGCACGCCTTCAAAGTAGGCGATCTCCCGATGCACCATCGGGACCCCTTCGATCGTTTGCTGATCGCGCAGTGCTTCGTGGAGGGACTGACGCTCGTGACCCATGACGGAGACATCGCGAAGTACGAGGTCCCCATCCTTCTCACCTAA
- a CDS encoding type II toxin-antitoxin system prevent-host-death family antitoxin yields the protein MVINTVSEAKASLSELIEKASKGEEIIICRAGKPVAVLRAYRKAERPREPGALRGKIRIAPDFDELPDDIAEALGAKPR from the coding sequence ATGGTCATCAACACTGTCTCGGAAGCCAAGGCGAGCCTTTCGGAACTCATCGAAAAAGCGTCCAAGGGAGAGGAAATCATCATTTGTCGGGCCGGGAAGCCCGTAGCGGTCCTTCGAGCCTACCGGAAGGCGGAACGACCTCGCGAGCCGGGAGCGCTTCGGGGAAAGATCCGTATCGCTCCCGATTTCGACGAGCTTCCGGATGACATCGCCGAGGCACTCGGGGCGAAGCCCAGGTGA
- a CDS encoding tannase/feruloyl esterase family alpha/beta hydrolase, translated as MVFDDPSYDPIGYLLMTAPAQIHLDALALEKLDPPKPDLTRFKRRGGELILYHGWTDPSLAPKHTIRYFDDIEEHTAGRRDAFARLFMIPGMAHCEFGPGAQIFDGIGAIRRWVEQGRKPDALLAVDLTGTLSRPLCKYPTEPVYLGGDPAKASSYDCR; from the coding sequence ATGGTCTTTGACGATCCGAGCTATGACCCAATCGGCTACTTATTGATGACAGCGCCCGCCCAGATTCACCTTGATGCGCTGGCCTTGGAAAAACTGGACCCGCCAAAACCAGATCTCACCCGGTTCAAGAGAAGGGGCGGCGAGCTGATTCTCTATCATGGCTGGACCGACCCGTCGCTCGCCCCCAAGCACACGATCCGCTACTTCGACGACATCGAAGAGCACACGGCGGGTCGGCGCGACGCGTTCGCGCGTCTTTTCATGATCCCCGGGATGGCGCACTGCGAGTTCGGTCCTGGCGCACAAATCTTCGATGGCATCGGAGCAATCCGGCGCTGGGTTGAGCAGGGGCGCAAGCCCGACGCTCTGCTGGCGGTCGATTTAACCGGAACCCTCAGCCGACCACTCTGTAAGTACCCGACCGAGCCGGTGTACCTCGGTGGTGATCCGGCCAAAGCTTCGAGCTACGACTGCCGCTGA
- a CDS encoding type II toxin-antitoxin system HigB family toxin: MRIIANKALCDFWERHRDAEEPLLAWYREVEQEDWDTPAKVKEKYRSASVVADNRVVFNIRGNKYRLVVKINYGARLVFIRFVGTHTEYDRINVEEI, encoded by the coding sequence ATGCGGATCATCGCCAATAAAGCTCTATGCGACTTCTGGGAGCGACATCGAGACGCCGAAGAACCTCTCTTAGCTTGGTATCGTGAAGTCGAGCAGGAGGACTGGGACACCCCAGCAAAGGTCAAGGAAAAATACCGGAGTGCCAGCGTCGTGGCGGACAACCGTGTGGTATTCAACATCAGGGGAAACAAGTACCGTCTAGTCGTGAAGATCAACTACGGCGCTCGGCTCGTCTTCATTCGCTTCGTTGGCACTCACACGGAATATGACCGGATCAACGTCGAGGAGATATGA